CCCGGTCGCGCGGTCAAGTGCGGAGAACAGATCCATATCTGCTTCTTCTACCGCGACTCTCCCGAACGGCAGTACCTCTGCACTGATCCGGCACCGGTGCTCTTCTCTTCCTCCTCCGGTAATTCGTACCGTGATTTGCCCGACTCGACTTCCAAACCGGCCGAGCGCAAACCGGAGCCGTCTCTCGACGTATGACTTGAATACTTCCGCTAGTTCGGCTTCATTGATTCGAACGATGGTCTGCATTAGCTCCTCCATGTTTGTTCTGTATTCACTGTAGGTCATATAAAGGATTAATAAAAGTACATAAGATGTATAATTCAATTAACATTAAGTTAATGATAGCATCGAGGGAATCTGACCATGGAATGGTTTAATTACCATCACCTTTTGTATTTCTGGACCGTCGTCCGCGCTGGCAGTATCAATCGAGCAAGTCAGGAACTGCGCGTTTCGGCGCCTGCGATCAGCACCCAACTGAAGCTCTTGGAGGATCAGTTGGGTGAGAAACTCATGAAGCGATCGGGCCGCCGTCTTGTGCTCACCGACACCGGAAGACTCGTGTTCAGTTACGCCGAAGATATTTTTGGCCTCGGGAGAGAAATGCTGGACGTGCTGAAGAACCGGCCAATCGGGAGGCCGTTGCGTCTTGACGTCGGCATCGTGGACGTGATGCCGAAGTCGGTCGTTCAGGCTCTGCTTGAGCCGGCGATGGAACTTCCCGAATCGATCCGAATCGTGTGCCGCGAAGCGACCTCCGATCAGCTACTTGGGCGGCTCGCTACGCATGAACTGGATGTGGTTTTGTCGGATGCTCCGGTTGATCCGACCCTCAAGATCCGGGCGTACAGTCACTTGCTTGGCGAGTGCGGCGTGTTGTTCGTGGGAAAAGCGGCTTCAGCGGCGAAGTTTCGGAACAAGTTCCCAAAGTCGCTGGATGGAGCGCCGATGTTTCTGCCGACCGACAACACGGCGCTTCGGCGCAATCTCGACTTCTGGTTTGAGGAGCAGGGAATTCGTCCGTTGATTTTGGGCGAGTTCGAGGACCATGCCCTGTTAAGGGCGTTCGGCGAGAAAGGGCCTGCAATTTTCCCGATTCCAGCGGTGATGGAAGACCAGGTCCGGAAGCAGAAAGGTCTTTCGATCGTTGGTCATACGCAGAAGGTTCGGACGCAGTTTTATGCGATCAGCGCCGAGCGTAAGCTGCAGCATCCAGCAGTGGTCGCAATTTCACGAGCGGCAAGGTCGAAGCTTTTCAAAGGGTAGTTTTGTAACACCGGTCGAAAGACGCCATCGGAGGCACGTTCTGGCTGTTTGTTGCCGAAATTTGACAACCTTCCTTACCTAATCAGCACCTCAATACCCGAGACCTGCAATGTGGTCGAGGTGACGAATGCTTTGGTTCATCTTCTTAGTGCTGCTGGTCCTGTGGATTCTGGGACTGGTGGGCACGTACCAGATTGGGGCGTGGTTGTGGCTTCTGTTGGTTGCTGCCGTGATCGTTCTTATCGTGCAGTTGGCGACCGGCAGGCGAGTCGCACCTTAGCTTCACGCTTTTACCATTTGCATCAGCGCCGTCTTGCAAAGGCACCGTCTTGAAATCAATCGGCGGCGAAGCATCGTGGCAAGAGGCCCGAAGGAGCGGAGCGGAAATGCTCCGCTTTTTCCTTTTTTGGACGTTTTTTCTCAGGTAGTTGCCTCATTGTGTTCCAGAGGGGTGCCGGTACTCTGGAATTTCCAGGAGGTAATGTGCCGCGAGGTGGATGTCCGCCACTGGTGCCGATGTGGCCAGGCGCGCGGGTGGTGGAGAAGAACCCGTATCCGTTTTTTCCGTTCAATCCGCGGTGGCAGTCGGAGATGACGCGTGAGGACCTGGAGACCTTCTGCGCACTGTTGAAGCTGGCGTGGGTGTCGGAACGGCCGGGGTTCCTTCCGGCGCAGCGGGAGGATCTGGCGGCGATGCTTAGAGAATTGGGCAGGCCGGCCAATGTAACCGATATCGTGTTCTCTCAGTTCCAGGCCCAGAAAGGCACCGGCTTCCTGTTCTTTCCACCGCAGTTGCGAGCGCTTCGTCGCCTTGTAGCCGGAGAAGACATGTATTCTCTTCTCTGGGACGAGACCCTGTGAGCGACGACGCTAAGCCTTCCATTCCGAACATCGAGTCCGATCCGGGCGACGTGATGCAGGTTTGTCCGAACTGTTCGACCGAGCTTCGAGACAAGAGCTGCAAATTGGTGTGCCCGCTGTGCGGGTTCTTCCTGAGCTGTTCGGATTTTTACTGAGGGCACCCCCTCCCCCCCTTTTTGCCTTATATAAGAAAACAAAGCAGTTAAGCGAGCG
This portion of the Terriglobales bacterium genome encodes:
- the nhaR gene encoding transcriptional activator NhaR translates to MEWFNYHHLLYFWTVVRAGSINRASQELRVSAPAISTQLKLLEDQLGEKLMKRSGRRLVLTDTGRLVFSYAEDIFGLGREMLDVLKNRPIGRPLRLDVGIVDVMPKSVVQALLEPAMELPESIRIVCREATSDQLLGRLATHELDVVLSDAPVDPTLKIRAYSHLLGECGVLFVGKAASAAKFRNKFPKSLDGAPMFLPTDNTALRRNLDFWFEEQGIRPLILGEFEDHALLRAFGEKGPAIFPIPAVMEDQVRKQKGLSIVGHTQKVRTQFYAISAERKLQHPAVVAISRAARSKLFKG
- a CDS encoding lmo0937 family membrane protein, which codes for MLWFIFLVLLVLWILGLVGTYQIGAWLWLLLVAAVIVLIVQLATGRRVAP
- a CDS encoding HPF/RaiA family ribosome-associated protein, with translation MQTIVRINEAELAEVFKSYVERRLRFALGRFGSRVGQITVRITGGGREEHRCRISAEVLPFGRVAVEEADMDLFSALDRATGRIGRLFGRELERVREARIGRDSIRMAA